The following coding sequences are from one Acidobacteriota bacterium window:
- a CDS encoding AarF/ABC1/UbiB kinase family protein, producing MADDQMITSAVRRVVKLGGLAGRVGASVVGNQVLDLARSGPAKQVRKTENLVRNAIRIVETLGEMKGAAMKIGQMLSLHEGLLPPEVAEVLRGLQQEAPTVPAEVMEYEIRGSLENFDEIFENLDFEAFAAASIGQVHLGRLRDGREVAVKIQYPLIDEIVKADLKNLKTLLRALLGLITEIDFEPIWSELRDRLLEELDYTHEAANIRHMAGLHADVPEIIIPRVVTEATARNVLTMEYVGGINPTDACSDRFSREMRNRWGIVLAEFLMRGLLEHRFIHSDPNIANFAFLEDGRVVVYDFGCVKAVPEPLANGYARLLLAAAEGRGEEISGILQDIGVHLSEGEALPVEAIDPYIEMFGEILRADPPYTFGDDEGLYRRLFELGFSNMEYSREIAFPEDAIFIDRAFGGHFGNLSRLGATGPWREIAVHFASRRLGIV from the coding sequence ATGGCAGACGACCAAATGATCACCTCCGCGGTGCGCCGTGTCGTCAAGCTGGGTGGGCTGGCGGGCAGGGTTGGTGCGTCCGTTGTTGGCAATCAGGTCCTCGACCTCGCCCGTTCGGGCCCTGCCAAGCAGGTCAGGAAGACCGAGAACCTCGTCCGCAACGCGATCCGCATCGTCGAAACCCTGGGAGAGATGAAGGGCGCGGCGATGAAGATCGGACAGATGCTCAGTCTGCATGAGGGTCTCCTGCCGCCGGAGGTCGCGGAGGTCTTGCGTGGCTTGCAGCAAGAGGCGCCGACCGTGCCCGCCGAGGTCATGGAGTATGAGATCCGAGGCTCTCTGGAGAATTTCGACGAAATCTTCGAGAATCTCGACTTCGAGGCTTTTGCCGCCGCATCGATCGGCCAGGTCCACCTTGGACGGCTGCGCGACGGGCGTGAGGTCGCGGTCAAAATTCAGTACCCGCTGATCGATGAGATCGTCAAGGCCGACCTCAAGAATCTCAAGACCCTGCTGCGCGCCCTCCTCGGGCTGATCACCGAAATCGACTTCGAACCGATCTGGTCGGAGCTGCGCGATCGACTACTCGAGGAGCTCGACTACACGCACGAGGCGGCCAACATCCGGCACATGGCCGGGCTTCACGCAGACGTCCCGGAGATCATTATTCCCCGGGTGGTGACCGAAGCCACGGCCCGCAACGTGCTCACCATGGAGTACGTCGGGGGTATCAACCCGACGGATGCGTGCTCGGATCGTTTTAGCAGGGAGATGCGTAATCGTTGGGGCATCGTGCTGGCCGAGTTCCTCATGCGCGGACTGCTGGAGCACAGGTTCATTCACTCCGATCCGAACATCGCGAATTTCGCCTTCCTCGAGGACGGGCGGGTCGTGGTCTATGACTTCGGCTGCGTCAAGGCGGTGCCGGAACCTCTGGCAAACGGTTATGCCCGGCTTTTGCTGGCGGCGGCCGAGGGCCGAGGGGAGGAGATTAGTGGGATCCTGCAGGACATCGGCGTTCATCTCTCCGAGGGCGAAGCCCTGCCTGTGGAGGCGATCGATCCGTACATCGAGATGTTCGGTGAGATCCTACGGGCCGATCCGCCCTACACCTTTGGTGACGACGAAGGGCTCTACCGCCGCCTGTTCGAGCTCGGTTTCTCGAACATGGAGTACAGCCGCGAGATCGCGTTTCCCGAAGATGCCATCTTCATCGATCGCGCTTTCGGTGGTCATTTCGGCAATCTGTCGCGGCTTGGCGCAACCGGCCCGTGGCGAGAGATCGCCGTGCATTTTGCGTCCCGCCGCCTGGGCATCGTCTGA
- a CDS encoding cytochrome-c peroxidase, translated as MRKTVFVVLFGAGLLVGAGVLSDAGQEPATPLGLPPVPIPDDNPQTPEKIALGEKLYNDTRFSSTGEVGCFTCHDQKKAFTDSPLKTSEGINKLTGTRNSPTVINSAYMTTQFWDGRSPDLEDQALQPFVNPVEHGLKNHDPILKIVRKDPEYRDAFKEVFGKEGKEITIRDVVLAIASFERTVISGNSPFDRWYYGGEEDAMTEQQKRGFDIYRNEGRCVSCHVIEQTQAIFTDNRFHNIGVGINGIQNDVPELAPAFLEADLSKSEVDVEVLTDPRTSELGRFAISHSLDDIGSFKTPTLRNVAVTPPYMHDGSIETLEDVVVHYMNGGVTEAGDPVNDFLSGGIRPLDLDTDQIDDLVAFMEALTSPEFEPSGADAEGN; from the coding sequence ATGAGGAAGACAGTATTCGTCGTGCTCTTCGGCGCAGGCCTGTTGGTCGGAGCAGGAGTTCTCAGCGACGCAGGCCAGGAGCCGGCGACACCGCTCGGTCTGCCACCGGTGCCGATCCCGGACGACAACCCGCAAACACCGGAGAAAATCGCCCTCGGGGAGAAGCTCTACAACGACACACGATTCAGCAGCACGGGCGAAGTCGGCTGCTTCACCTGCCACGATCAGAAAAAGGCCTTCACGGACAGCCCTCTCAAGACGTCCGAGGGCATCAACAAGCTCACCGGCACCCGCAATTCACCGACTGTCATCAACTCCGCCTACATGACCACACAGTTCTGGGATGGCCGCTCTCCGGATCTCGAGGACCAGGCGCTGCAACCGTTTGTCAACCCGGTCGAGCACGGGCTCAAGAACCATGATCCGATCCTCAAAATCGTGCGCAAGGATCCCGAGTATCGCGACGCCTTCAAAGAGGTGTTTGGCAAAGAAGGCAAAGAGATCACGATAAGGGATGTGGTCCTGGCGATAGCTTCCTTCGAACGAACCGTCATCTCCGGCAACTCTCCATTCGACCGCTGGTACTACGGTGGCGAAGAGGATGCAATGACCGAGCAGCAGAAGCGCGGTTTCGACATCTACCGCAACGAGGGCCGCTGCGTTTCCTGCCACGTCATTGAACAGACCCAGGCGATATTCACCGACAACCGCTTCCACAACATCGGGGTCGGCATCAACGGAATTCAGAATGACGTTCCGGAGCTGGCACCCGCGTTCCTCGAGGCGGATCTGAGCAAGTCGGAGGTGGATGTCGAGGTGTTGACCGACCCCAGGACGTCGGAGCTCGGACGTTTCGCCATCAGCCACAGCTTGGACGATATCGGTTCCTTCAAGACCCCGACCTTGCGCAACGTCGCCGTCACACCCCCCTATATGCACGACGGCAGCATCGAGACCCTCGAGGATGTCGTTGTGCACTACATGAACGGGGGAGTGACCGAGGCCGGCGACCCGGTCAACGATTTTCTGTCGGGAGGTATCCGACCGCTCGACCTCGACACGGATCAGATCGACGATCTGGTGGCATTCATGGAGGCCCTGACCAGCCCCGAGTTCGAGCCGTCGGGCGCCGACGCCGAAGGCAATTAA
- a CDS encoding transcriptional repressor, whose translation MRGTGVEHVEEATKKTRLEDFRRLCRERGERCTVQRRVIFETVLDLDNHPSADQVFDAVEARLHGVSRTTVYRALEHLAHMGVITKACHPGPVARYDPRLELHHHLVCLRCNDFIDFDDKALDRLTIPDTSAHGFEVNDYRVQLRGICQSCRKWEKKEELK comes from the coding sequence TTGCGTGGTACGGGGGTCGAGCACGTGGAGGAGGCCACCAAAAAGACGCGCCTCGAGGATTTCAGGCGGCTCTGCCGTGAGCGCGGCGAGCGCTGCACAGTACAACGCCGGGTGATCTTCGAAACCGTGCTCGACCTGGATAATCACCCTTCGGCCGATCAGGTTTTCGACGCGGTCGAGGCCCGCCTCCACGGAGTCTCCCGCACCACGGTCTACAGGGCTCTCGAGCACCTCGCCCACATGGGTGTGATCACCAAGGCGTGCCACCCGGGGCCAGTGGCGCGATACGATCCGCGTCTCGAGCTTCACCATCATCTGGTGTGTCTCCGGTGCAATGATTTCATCGATTTCGACGACAAGGCATTGGACAGGCTCACGATCCCAGACACCTCGGCCCACGGTTTCGAAGTCAACGACTACCGCGTGCAACTGCGCGGCATCTGCCAATCATGTCGAAAATGGGAGAAGAAGGAGGAATTGAAATGA
- a CDS encoding acyl-CoA dehydrogenase family protein: MDFGLSQEQQGLIEKARTFTKEWIAPNAIKHDRSGEFPLEICREAFRQGLMNPHIPEEYGGTPHAVLDHCLMLEEMCTGCSGIATAIDANGLSQYPVILAGTDDQKQRFLAPMTEDLMFSAYAVTEPEAGSDVSRVQTTAEKVGDDYALNGVKWWITNGSVASWYFVLARVDEKPTGFLVPADSPGIIRGPKEINIGQHASNTVRVTFEDVKVEARNRLGGEGDGFQIAMKTFDHTRPGVASGANGITKAALNIALSYSKRRRTFDKKLISNQGISFKLAEIMTRLDAARHLTYKAAWLFDQGLDNAREASEAKWFAADVAMQAAIECAQVLGGYGYTSEMPAEKLIRDAKIYQIYEGATEIQKMVIVGKLMRMREVH; the protein is encoded by the coding sequence ATGGACTTCGGCCTCAGTCAAGAGCAGCAGGGTCTGATCGAGAAAGCGCGGACTTTCACCAAGGAGTGGATCGCGCCCAATGCGATCAAACACGACCGTTCGGGGGAGTTTCCGCTTGAAATCTGCCGTGAAGCCTTTCGACAGGGACTCATGAACCCGCACATCCCCGAGGAGTACGGCGGGACACCGCACGCGGTCCTCGACCACTGTCTGATGCTCGAGGAGATGTGTACCGGCTGCTCCGGCATCGCCACTGCAATCGACGCCAACGGCCTGTCCCAGTACCCTGTGATTTTGGCCGGGACGGACGACCAGAAACAACGTTTCCTCGCGCCGATGACCGAAGACTTGATGTTCTCGGCCTATGCCGTGACCGAGCCGGAGGCCGGTTCGGACGTGTCGCGGGTCCAGACGACGGCCGAGAAGGTCGGCGATGACTACGCGTTGAACGGTGTCAAATGGTGGATCACGAACGGCTCGGTCGCGAGTTGGTACTTCGTCCTCGCCCGGGTCGATGAGAAACCCACCGGGTTTCTCGTGCCTGCCGACTCGCCGGGCATAATTCGGGGCCCAAAAGAGATCAATATCGGCCAGCACGCATCGAACACAGTGAGGGTCACCTTCGAAGACGTCAAGGTCGAGGCGAGAAACCGGCTCGGCGGTGAGGGAGATGGTTTTCAGATCGCGATGAAGACCTTCGATCATACCCGGCCGGGGGTGGCGAGTGGCGCCAACGGCATTACCAAGGCGGCGCTCAACATCGCGCTCTCGTATTCCAAGCGGCGGCGCACTTTCGACAAGAAACTGATTTCGAATCAGGGCATTTCCTTCAAGCTCGCCGAGATCATGACCCGCCTGGATGCCGCGCGCCACCTCACCTACAAGGCAGCGTGGCTCTTCGATCAGGGTCTCGACAATGCCAGAGAGGCCTCCGAAGCAAAGTGGTTCGCGGCCGATGTCGCCATGCAGGCGGCGATCGAATGCGCGCAGGTGCTCGGCGGCTACGGCTACACCAGCGAGATGCCGGCCGAGAAGCTGATTCGCGACGCCAAGATCTACCAGATATACGAGGGTGCGACCGAGATCCAGAAGATGGTCATCGTCGGCAAGCTGATGCGGATGAGAGAGGTCCACTGA
- a CDS encoding nuclear transport factor 2 family protein, giving the protein MRRLMLVLLVVSTLGAGVVLADAGSEVPKAFFEPRSLVAGIYDAVSAPPETVPDWDFIRSHFTPEALIVLRATPEESRLMDLEAFIDDFESFYERIGPSGRGFRETVQSIRVVEFGNVAHCYVVYTADIVGDDRPPQRGLDSWHLMQRDGRWWVVSVINDVERIAGPIPDEVLAEN; this is encoded by the coding sequence ATGCGTCGATTGATGTTGGTCCTTTTGGTTGTGTCGACCTTAGGAGCGGGCGTTGTGTTGGCGGATGCCGGATCAGAAGTGCCGAAGGCGTTTTTCGAACCGAGGTCACTGGTGGCCGGCATCTACGATGCGGTGTCGGCCCCGCCGGAGACCGTCCCCGATTGGGATTTCATCCGTTCTCACTTCACTCCCGAGGCGTTGATCGTGCTCAGGGCGACGCCCGAGGAGAGCCGTCTGATGGACCTCGAGGCTTTCATTGATGACTTCGAATCGTTCTACGAGCGAATCGGCCCGTCGGGCCGTGGTTTCAGGGAGACGGTTCAGTCGATTCGAGTTGTCGAGTTCGGTAACGTTGCCCACTGTTATGTGGTCTACACGGCGGATATCGTCGGCGACGACCGTCCCCCTCAACGCGGCCTTGACAGCTGGCATCTGATGCAACGCGACGGTAGGTGGTGGGTCGTGTCGGTCATCAACGACGTCGAGCGGATCGCCGGTCCGATTCCGGACGAGGTGCTCGCCGAAAACTGA
- a CDS encoding TFIIB-type zinc ribbon-containing protein translates to MLADLRRLVAGIAERFKGRYFGRTFRCPVCHLELALVDANGNRLLVCPVCGVVLDVEEVYGHVVPVVLGVEVFRPQPTLRVHPLATHLPIGLYPFALLGAGALLLLSLLAPVAPGVVHLADMAPVLADAILVLLVVSVGSSVVTFASGLRDWFRRYRRRPYAQIRLKIAFSVLFLIFGGIAIALHASGAGFAATTGLVDLGSPLAITLAALEVMVLGAGMVVIATLGHVGGTLVFGR, encoded by the coding sequence ATGCTCGCTGATCTCCGCAGGTTGGTGGCCGGAATCGCCGAGCGCTTCAAGGGCCGTTACTTCGGCAGGACTTTCCGATGTCCCGTGTGCCATCTCGAGCTTGCGCTGGTCGACGCCAACGGAAACCGGCTGCTGGTCTGTCCAGTCTGCGGGGTCGTGCTCGACGTCGAGGAGGTGTACGGCCACGTCGTGCCGGTGGTGCTCGGGGTCGAGGTCTTCCGACCGCAGCCCACGTTGAGGGTTCATCCCCTTGCCACCCATCTGCCGATCGGGCTCTATCCATTCGCTCTTCTCGGTGCGGGCGCTTTGTTGCTCCTGTCGCTGCTCGCTCCAGTAGCGCCTGGCGTCGTCCACCTCGCCGACATGGCGCCCGTTCTCGCCGACGCGATACTGGTTTTGCTGGTGGTTTCGGTGGGGTCTTCCGTCGTGACCTTCGCCTCTGGGCTGCGCGACTGGTTCCGGCGATATCGACGCCGACCCTACGCTCAGATTCGGCTCAAAATCGCGTTCTCGGTCCTGTTCCTCATTTTCGGTGGGATTGCCATCGCATTGCACGCCTCGGGAGCCGGTTTCGCGGCGACAACCGGCCTGGTGGATCTCGGATCGCCTCTCGCCATAACCCTGGCGGCGCTGGAGGTGATGGTCCTCGGAGCAGGGATGGTGGTGATCGCCACCCTCGGCCACGTCGGCGGTACCCTCGTTTTCGGACGTTGA
- a CDS encoding metallophosphoesterase, which yields MTKTNLNRRDFLKGAASVAAVSTLPLSTVELAFADPAQNFTFAYISDAHIQHIKGSSFVRNWDRGLIRAVAETNLLEPRPDFVMFGGDLAQLGSKAELDHGAELLAKLNYKPRMVMGEHDYYLDLGEYWSELFGPHWYSFDHKGVHFVVLNSILTYDEWTHERWPTAEQRMLEMAALDNPNGSPFMVGEKQRAWLAEDLDDVGKNTPVVVFSHSPIQKIFKGWNFWTDDAEEVQALLQPFHDVTVIYGHVHQIQYNQIGNISFHAVMATAWPWPYPRAYAQAESYMPKITVPMNRADPFFERDATGWQFIDVKTGRVAMEYNLYNNTNRKVAYDPKTGQPEDTQFQAPEDRIPPQIHY from the coding sequence ATGACAAAAACCAATCTCAATCGTCGTGACTTTCTCAAGGGCGCGGCTTCGGTAGCTGCAGTCAGCACCCTTCCCCTGAGCACAGTCGAGCTTGCCTTCGCCGATCCGGCACAGAACTTCACCTTCGCCTACATTTCCGATGCACATATCCAGCACATCAAGGGCAGCAGCTTCGTCCGCAACTGGGACCGTGGTCTGATTCGTGCGGTCGCCGAGACCAATTTGCTCGAGCCGAGGCCCGACTTCGTGATGTTCGGCGGCGACCTCGCCCAGCTCGGCTCCAAGGCCGAGCTCGATCACGGCGCCGAATTACTCGCCAAGCTCAACTACAAACCGCGCATGGTCATGGGTGAGCACGACTATTATCTGGACCTCGGCGAGTACTGGTCGGAGCTCTTCGGCCCCCACTGGTACAGCTTCGACCACAAGGGCGTGCACTTCGTGGTTCTCAACTCGATCCTCACCTATGACGAGTGGACGCACGAGCGCTGGCCGACCGCCGAGCAGCGGATGCTCGAGATGGCTGCTCTCGACAACCCCAACGGTTCACCCTTCATGGTCGGCGAGAAGCAACGCGCCTGGCTAGCTGAAGACCTCGACGATGTGGGAAAGAACACACCGGTCGTGGTCTTCTCACACTCCCCGATCCAGAAGATTTTCAAAGGCTGGAACTTCTGGACTGATGACGCGGAAGAGGTTCAGGCACTCCTGCAACCGTTCCACGATGTCACCGTAATCTACGGTCACGTCCACCAGATCCAGTACAACCAGATCGGCAATATCAGCTTCCACGCGGTGATGGCGACCGCCTGGCCATGGCCCTACCCGAGAGCATATGCACAGGCCGAAAGCTACATGCCGAAAATCACGGTGCCCATGAACCGTGCCGATCCCTTCTTCGAGCGCGACGCCACTGGATGGCAGTTCATCGACGTGAAGACCGGACGGGTAGCAATGGAATACAATCTCTACAACAACACCAACCGGAAGGTGGCGTACGACCCGAAGACCGGTCAGCCCGAGGACACCCAGTTCCAGGCGCCGGAGGACCGCATCCCGCCGCAGATCCACTACTAG
- a CDS encoding cytochrome C has translation MAKKHIYAACAVVGAALLLVGYGLQADEFTDQDVERWQGEFMSVVQEGRALWGSPDLGTNGVACGQCHPNATNTHPETYPKFQQQLGGVVAFRDMINWCLMNPLEGQKLDLDDDRMIALEAYATWERRGVALEPGKH, from the coding sequence ATGGCGAAAAAACATATCTACGCCGCATGCGCCGTGGTCGGAGCCGCACTGCTCCTGGTTGGCTACGGGCTGCAGGCCGACGAGTTTACAGACCAGGATGTCGAACGCTGGCAGGGTGAGTTCATGAGTGTTGTCCAGGAGGGCCGCGCCCTGTGGGGCAGCCCCGATCTCGGAACCAACGGCGTCGCCTGCGGTCAATGCCACCCCAACGCAACCAACACCCACCCCGAGACCTACCCCAAATTCCAGCAACAGCTCGGCGGTGTGGTTGCCTTCCGCGACATGATCAACTGGTGCTTGATGAACCCCCTCGAGGGACAAAAGCTTGATCTTGACGACGATCGAATGATTGCGCTCGAGGCCTACGCGACCTGGGAACGGCGAGGCGTCGCGCTCGAGCCGGGCAAGCATTGA
- a CDS encoding MBL fold metallo-hydrolase, with product MTEIHTIDVEFFGATELISSFLVPIDGGFVLFDPGPASGLDSLERRVGEAGYELTDLRAVFATHVHLDHAGASGVLARRTGCEVFAHPLGGPHMIDPEAKLLPSAERLYGNMMEPLWGRTVGVPEAQMRLVEDGATVTIGDLDVVGWHTPGHAKHHVAWQIDDAVSTGDVAGVRFPGASHVLPPLPPPDIDIDQWRKSLAVLRRLEPGRLLLTHFGSFDDVARHIDELEDRLVRWTAIARKTISSGGGRDELGAALERMHEEEMRSADVPPEAAERYRRLCPVKEASTGLFRYCSLENRMG from the coding sequence ATGACTGAGATTCACACGATCGACGTCGAGTTCTTCGGCGCCACAGAGCTCATCTCTTCGTTTCTCGTGCCGATCGATGGCGGTTTCGTGCTCTTCGATCCGGGACCTGCGAGCGGACTTGATTCTCTCGAGCGCCGCGTTGGCGAGGCCGGGTATGAGCTCACCGACCTCAGGGCGGTCTTCGCGACCCATGTCCACCTCGATCACGCGGGCGCTTCCGGAGTTCTTGCGCGAAGGACCGGTTGTGAAGTCTTCGCCCACCCTCTGGGCGGTCCGCATATGATCGATCCGGAAGCCAAGCTCCTGCCGTCGGCCGAGCGGCTCTACGGAAACATGATGGAGCCGCTGTGGGGAAGGACGGTCGGCGTCCCCGAGGCACAGATGCGCCTGGTGGAGGACGGCGCAACGGTGACGATCGGCGACCTCGACGTCGTCGGCTGGCACACGCCCGGTCACGCCAAGCACCATGTAGCTTGGCAGATCGATGACGCGGTCTCGACCGGCGACGTCGCCGGCGTGCGGTTTCCCGGCGCCTCCCACGTGTTGCCGCCGTTACCGCCACCCGATATCGATATTGACCAGTGGCGGAAGAGCCTGGCCGTGTTGCGGCGGCTCGAGCCGGGTAGACTCCTCCTGACCCATTTCGGTTCATTCGACGACGTGGCGCGCCACATCGACGAGCTGGAGGATCGCCTCGTGCGATGGACCGCGATCGCCAGGAAAACCATCTCGAGTGGAGGGGGCCGGGATGAGCTGGGAGCCGCGCTCGAGCGAATGCACGAAGAGGAGATGCGCAGCGCCGATGTGCCGCCCGAGGCCGCGGAACGCTACCGTCGCCTGTGTCCGGTGAAAGAGGCCTCCACTGGGCTTTTCCGCTACTGCAGTCTGGAGAACAGAATGGGCTAG
- a CDS encoding bacterioferritin — MYEESIKLLNTAIADEIAAIHQYMYFHFRLDDLGYAPLANLLKMTAIEEMQHAEMIAERTLFLGGEVEMVVGRETEKIHDADAMVEKARTLEQESIQMYNKFALECAQNADSGSKKLFEDLVAAEEGHWDQFDQQLEHLKRFGEQYLALQGFQGDSGEGEAR, encoded by the coding sequence ATGTACGAAGAGAGTATCAAGTTGCTCAACACGGCTATTGCGGATGAGATCGCAGCGATCCACCAGTACATGTACTTCCATTTTCGGCTCGACGATTTGGGCTATGCCCCGCTTGCGAATCTGCTCAAAATGACCGCCATCGAGGAGATGCAGCACGCCGAGATGATCGCCGAACGGACTCTGTTTCTCGGCGGCGAGGTCGAGATGGTGGTCGGGCGCGAGACCGAGAAGATCCATGACGCGGACGCCATGGTCGAGAAAGCGCGCACGCTGGAGCAGGAGTCTATCCAGATGTATAACAAGTTCGCTCTCGAGTGCGCACAGAACGCGGACTCCGGGTCGAAGAAGCTGTTCGAGGATCTGGTGGCCGCTGAAGAAGGACACTGGGACCAGTTCGACCAGCAGCTGGAGCACCTCAAGCGATTCGGCGAGCAATACCTCGCGCTGCAGGGCTTTCAGGGCGATTCTGGAGAGGGCGAGGCGCGATAA
- a CDS encoding peptidylprolyl isomerase, whose translation MNGRCSWQWMDQQILWVLVVALLFAVACGGKASDGEKDLVTPVSEEVRVLFSLDPFYQKVTFVKALPVVGSAHVSDAALLEAAWIVEHMLGERVDILDAMAAQRVRLAVMAWNEFTTDVPEHSRLEPAVYWDRRARGLGATSDAPAVSCAEENLLAFPGDPYEQENILIHEFAHAIHTMGLNRVDPDFDRRLGDAWKNASDSGLWRGTYAITNPAEYWAEGVQSWFDDNRENDALHNHVDTRAELKEYDPTLAVLCAEVFGDGAWRYEKPQERDEEGQAHLASFDPAAAPHFVWRDHPLTDLPRVQIDTALGSITVELDAVRAPITTRNFLRYVLEGFYSDGEFFRTVNADNQPDDTVKIAVIQAGASPAMEDDAYDPISLERTSTTGLRHVDGAISMARLGPDTATHSFFICVGDQPELDFGGRRNPDGQGFAAFGRVVEGMELVREINLMPSDGQSLDPPLSIQRAVRIH comes from the coding sequence ATGAATGGCAGATGTTCCTGGCAATGGATGGATCAACAAATCCTATGGGTCCTTGTCGTGGCCCTGTTGTTCGCTGTGGCGTGCGGTGGCAAAGCGAGCGACGGCGAAAAAGACCTCGTGACACCCGTGTCGGAGGAAGTCCGGGTTCTCTTCAGCCTCGATCCCTTCTACCAAAAAGTCACATTCGTGAAGGCGTTGCCGGTGGTCGGATCGGCGCATGTATCCGACGCGGCGCTGCTCGAAGCGGCGTGGATCGTCGAGCACATGCTCGGAGAACGAGTCGACATACTCGATGCGATGGCCGCACAACGGGTGCGGCTGGCGGTCATGGCCTGGAACGAATTCACGACCGATGTACCGGAACACTCTCGGCTCGAGCCGGCGGTGTATTGGGACCGGCGGGCACGCGGTCTGGGCGCGACCTCCGATGCCCCGGCCGTGAGCTGCGCCGAGGAAAACCTCCTGGCCTTTCCCGGAGACCCGTACGAGCAGGAAAATATCCTCATTCACGAGTTCGCCCACGCGATCCATACCATGGGTCTGAATCGGGTCGATCCGGATTTCGACAGGCGCCTGGGCGATGCCTGGAAGAACGCGAGCGACAGCGGGCTGTGGAGAGGCACGTACGCCATCACCAACCCGGCTGAATACTGGGCCGAGGGAGTCCAGAGCTGGTTTGATGACAACCGCGAAAATGATGCCCTCCACAATCACGTCGATACACGCGCCGAGTTGAAAGAGTATGACCCGACCCTCGCCGTCCTCTGTGCGGAGGTCTTCGGTGACGGTGCCTGGCGGTACGAGAAGCCTCAGGAGAGGGACGAGGAAGGGCAAGCCCATCTTGCGTCGTTCGATCCAGCGGCTGCTCCGCATTTCGTGTGGCGGGACCATCCGCTGACCGATCTGCCCAGGGTGCAGATCGACACAGCGCTGGGTAGCATCACGGTGGAGCTCGATGCGGTTCGCGCGCCGATCACGACCCGGAATTTCCTGAGGTACGTGCTCGAAGGCTTCTACTCGGATGGCGAGTTCTTCCGCACCGTGAATGCGGACAACCAACCGGACGACACGGTCAAGATCGCGGTCATACAGGCGGGAGCGAGCCCGGCCATGGAGGACGACGCCTACGATCCGATTTCCCTGGAACGGACCTCCACGACCGGATTGAGGCACGTCGACGGTGCGATCTCGATGGCCCGCCTGGGGCCCGATACCGCAACGCACTCGTTCTTCATCTGCGTTGGAGACCAGCCTGAACTCGACTTTGGCGGCAGGCGCAACCCCGACGGACAGGGCTTTGCCGCCTTTGGGAGGGTGGTCGAGGGAATGGAGCTGGTGCGCGAGATCAACCTGATGCCGTCCGACGGACAGAGCCTCGACCCGCCGCTCAGTATTCAACGGGCGGTGCGCATCCACTGA